One Carassius gibelio isolate Cgi1373 ecotype wild population from Czech Republic chromosome A7, carGib1.2-hapl.c, whole genome shotgun sequence DNA window includes the following coding sequences:
- the LOC128017389 gene encoding aldehyde dehydrogenase family 1 member A3-like encodes MAQNGTIENGLPRNSCPPPPPLPQPVKIPEIKHTKIFINNEWHTSIKGKKFPTINPATGVKICNVEEADKADVDEAVKAARAAGQRGSQWRRMDASSRGRLLHRLADLLERERAVLATLESMDTGKPFLHAFFVDLDGSIKTLRYYAGWTDKIHGKTMPVDENFVCFTKHEPIGVCGAIIPWNFPLLMFMWKMAPALACGNTVVIKPAEQTPLTALHVGALIKEAGFPPGVVNIVPGFGPTAGAAIASHMNIHKVAFTGSTEVGQLIKAAAAKSNLKRVTLELGGKNPCIVFADSDLQLAVEETQKGSFFNQGQACTAASRVYVEEPVYDQFVRLSVERAQNIAIGDPMEPRTSHGPQIDQHQFEKILELVDSGKKEGATLECGGCAVEDRRLFIHPTIFSDVKDHMRIAKEEIFGPVQCIMKFKTQEEVIDRANSSQYGLTAAVFTRDVQRAMSVSAALEAGTVWVNCYNALHAQAPFGGFKMSGNGRELGEYALAEYTEVKAITLKLSEQPTL; translated from the exons ATGGCACAGAACGGGACTATAGAGAACGGGCTCCCTCGAAACTCATGCCCTCCGCCTCCGCCTCTGCCTCAGCCGGTGAAAATCCCTGAGATTAAACACACTAAG ATTTTTATCAATAATGAATGGCACACATCAATCAAAGGAAAGAAGTTTCCAACAATCAACCCTGCAACAGGTGTCAAAATCTGCAACGTAGAGGAGGCGGATAAA GCTGATGTGGATGAGGCGGTGAAAGCTGCCAGAGCGGCCGGGCAGAGAGGCTCGCAGTGGCGGCGGATGGACGCCTCGAGCCGGGGAAGGTTACTGCACAGACTCGCGGATCTGCTGGAGCGAGAGCGCGCGGTGCTCGCG ACTCTAGAGTCAATGGACACTGGCAAACCCTTCCTGCATGCCTTCTTTGTCGATCTGGACGGCAGCATTAAGACCCTGAGATATTACGCTGGCTGGACAGACAAGATTCATGGGAAAACCATGCCAGTCG ATGAAAACTTTGTGTGTTTTACCAAACATGAGCCCATCGGTGTGTGCGGAGCAATTATTCCG TGGAACTTCCCTCTGCTGATGTTTATGTGGAAGATGGCGCCGGCTTTGGCCTGCGGGAACACTGTGGTCATTAAACCGGCTGAACAGACCCCGCTCACGGCTCTTCACGTCGGAGCACTCATAAAGGAG GCTGGTTTTCCACCTGGAGTTGTGAATATCGTACCTGGGTTTGGACCAACGGCTGGAGCGGCGATCGCCAGTCATATGAACATCCACAAAGTGGCATTTACAGGCTCTACAGAA GTGGGTCAGCTGATCAAAGCAGCGGCAGCCAAGAGCAACCTGAAGAGAGTGACTCTGGAGCTGGGAGGGAAGAACCCCTGCATTGTGTTTGCTGACTCAGACC tgcagtTGGCGGTGGAGGAGACTCAGAAGGGCTCGTTCTTCAACCAGGGTCAGGCATGCACCGCTGCATCACGTGTCTACGTGGAAGAGCCAGTTTATGACCAGTTTGTGCGTCTCAGTGTCGAAAGAGCCCAAAATATAGCGATCGGGGACCCTATGGAGCCACGAACCTCACACGGGCCGCAG ATCGACCAACATCAGTTTGAGAAGATCCTGGAGCTGGTGGACAGTGGGAAGAAGGAAGGGGCGACGCTGGAGTGTGGAGGCTGTGCGGTGGAGGACAGACGTCTGTTCATCCATCCCACCATCTTCTCCGACGTCAAAGACCACATGCGCATCGCCAAAGAAGAG atCTTTGGGCCGGTTCAGTGCATCATGAAGTTTAAGACGCAGGAGGAGGTGATCGACAGAGCCAACAGCTCACAGTACGGTCTGACGGCGGCCGTCTTCACACGGGACGTCCAGCGGGCCATGAGCGTGTCTGCGGCGCTGGAGGCGGGAACCGTCTG GGTGAACTGCTATAACGCCTTACATGCTCAAGCTCCGTTCGGAGGCTTCAAGATGTCAGGAAACGGCCGAGAGCT GGGTGAGTATGCGCTGGCGGAGTACACCGAGGTCAAAGCCATCACTCTCAAACTCAGCGAGCAGCCGACACTGTGA